One genomic region from Quercus robur chromosome 4, dhQueRobu3.1, whole genome shotgun sequence encodes:
- the LOC126721248 gene encoding abscisic acid receptor PYL9-like produces the protein MNSGEAFGAMEAQYIGRHHRHEPKENQCTSALVKHIKAPVHLVWSLVRRFDQPQKYKPFVSRCVVNGDLGIGSVREVNVKSGLPATTSTERLELLNDEEHILGIRIVGGDHRLRNYSSIITVHPEVIDGRPGTLVIESFLVDVPDGNTMEDTRYFVEALIRCNLKSLADVSERMAVQDRTEPIIQ, from the exons ATGAACAGTGGTGAAGCCTTTGGAGCAATGGAGGCGCAGTACATAGGGAGACATCACAGGCACGAACCCAAAGAGAATCAGTGTACCTCTGCTCTTGTCAAGCACATCAAAGCCCCTGTTCATCTt GTGTGGTCGTTGGTGAGGAGGTTCGATCAACCTCAGAAATACAAGCCCTTTGTCAGCAGGTGTGTGGTGAATGGGGACCTTGGTATTGGGAGTGTAAGAGAAGTGAATGTTAAATCTGGGCTTCCTGCCACGACAAGCACCGAGAGGTTGGAACTTCTTAATGATGAGGAACACATTCTTGGCATCAGGATTGTTGGCGGCGATCACAGGCTGAGG AACTACTCTTCTATCATTACAGTCCATCCAGAGGTTATTGATGGAAGGCCAGGGACCCTGGTGATTGAGTCCTTTCTGGTGGATGTGCCTGATGGGAATACCATGGAAGATACACGTTACTTTGTCGAGGCGTTGATCAGGTGCAACTTGAAATCCTTGGCTGATGTCTCTGAGAGGATGGCCGTGCAGGACAGAACTGAACCCATCATCCAATAG